CCTGCACGTAGCGGCGGTCCTTGATCCAGCGCGTCCGCGCATGTTGGCGTTCGAGCTTGCGCAGCGCATACCAGTGAGACGTCGCCGTGCGAGCGTCGAGAAGGCCGGTGTTCGCCACCACGGCGGCGCCTTCGCAGATCGACACGATGAGCGCGCCCTTGCTTGCCTGCGCGCGTATCCATGTCACGACGGCGGGATTTTCGTCGTCGTGCATGGCGGGCACGATGACCACGTCCGCGCCTTGGGGCTGCGCCGAATCGAAGCCTTCGGTGCTCATGTCCGCGACCACGCGCAGCGCCGGCATGAGCTCGACGACACCGGGTTCCGTCGAGACGGTCACCACGTCAACGGCGCCGGACGCCTTCAGCACTCCGTACGGGACGATGAAGTCGGTCGTTTCGGTGCCTTTGTTGTCGGCCAGGATCGCGACCGTGGCGCGCGCACGCCCCGCCTTGGGCGGCGGAACGCGCAGCACCGAAGAGGCTTCGCTTTCGATGTGCCCCGCGTCGCTCGCCCAACCGGACGCAGGCGAACCGCCGCACGCCAATGTCGCGGCGACGATGGCTGCGGAAATACCGAATCGATGAGTGATATGCACGGTGTTGCAAGCCGGTGAGTTGTCAGCCGGGATGGTGACATGCATCATGCTGTCTGAAAGGACAATATAGTCGCAATTTCTGCCATTCTCTTCGTCATGCCGCCTAAACGTTCATCTGTCCGCGAAATCGTCGTCATTGGCTTCGACGGTGTTCAAACACTCGACGTTGTCGGTCCGATGGAGGTCTTCGCCGTTGCGAATCGTCACCGTCCGCCGTCCGTGCCGCCGTACCGCATTACGCTTGCGTCGCAAACCGGAGGAGAAATCGCCACGCATGCGGGCTTGCAACTCGCGGGCGCGGTCGCGCTCGATGCCGTGGCGCAACGCGTCGATACGATTCTTGTGGGAGGGGGCAGCGAACGCGCGCTGCGCGAGGCCGCGAGCGAGGCGGGCGTGCTGCCCTGGCTTCGCTCAAGGGCGCGGGGGACGCGCCGAATCGCAAGCATCTGCACGGGAGCGTTTGTTCTCGCGGCCGCCGGATTCCTGGACGGACGCCGCGCCACGACGCATTGGAACGCTTGCGATCTGCTCGCTCGGCTTCGGCCTGCCGTGCGCGTCGAACCGGATGCCATTTTCGTCGACGAACACCCGTTCTACACGTCGGCGGGGGCGACGGCCGGCATCGATCTGAGCCTCGCCATGGTGGAGGCGGACTGTGGTTCCGCGGCGGCGCTGGCAGTGGCGCGGGAGCTCGTTCTCTTCATGCGGCGCCCCGGCGGCCAAAGTCAGTTCAGCACGGGATTGCGGATGCAGGCGGATGCGACCCCGAGAGTGGCAAAACTCCTGACAAGCATCATCGACAACCCGACTGGCGATCTGAGCGCGATCGCGCTTGCGGCGCGGTTGGGTGTCAGCGAGCGGACGCTTTCGCGCCTGTTCCGCAAGACGGTCGATGCAACGCCCGCGGCGTTCGTGGAGTCCGCCCGTGTGGAACGCGCGAAGGGGTTGCTCGAGACATCCGACTGGCCGTCGGCCCGGGTGGCCGAGCGAGCGGGCTTCGGGAGCCTCGACGGGTTGCATCGCGCATTCCAGCGCAATGTCGGGGTGACGCCCGGCGAATACCGTGCGCGCTTCGGCGCGCGGCGGCATCGCGACTAATGCGCCTTGGCCGCGGCACGCTGCCGGACCAGCAGCAAAGCGGTCAGGATGAAGGCCAGCAGTGCGAACGACGCGGAGTAGCGGCTGAGTGCAAGGCCACCGGCGCTGACCGGTTTGTCCAGAAAATCGCCGACGACGGCGCCCAGCGGCCGCGTCAGTATGAAGGCCGCCCAGAACAGGAAGACGCGCGACGTTCGCGTCCAGAAATACGCACCCACAAGGACCAGCAGGAGCGCGCCGAAGATCATGGCCGCGCCCGTGTAGCCGAGCCCCGCCGTGTCCGCCGTCCAGTCGCCGAGCGCGGTGCCCAGCGTCTGCGAGAACATGATCGTGATCCAGTAGAACGCCTCCGCCCGGGGCGAATTGACGGTGTCGATCGACACCGACCCCATCGCCCGGTACCAGACCCACAGCGATCCGAGCAGCAACGCGAGCAGCAGCACCGATCCGCCTGCATAACCGATGCCGAGCGAACGATCGGCAAAATCGGCGAGGGTCGTGCCGACGGTAGTCGTGGCGATGATCGTCGCCCAGTACAGCGCGGGACGGAACGATTTCGCGCGAATCTGGGCGTACACGGCAACCAGGAAAATCAGGGCAAAGATCACCGTGGCGACCAGATATCCCAAATTCATCGACATGGACACCGCATCGCCACCGGTCTCGCCCAGCGTCGTGGCGGCAATCTTGACCACCCAGAACATGAGAGTGACCTCGGGCACCTTCGCAAGCGTCTTCCGAGTGTTTGTATTCATGGCAGAACCTGTCGTGACGACGCCCGCGAACGCTTCGCCGGCGCCAAAGAAGAATGCGTGCAGTTTCCGCCTCTATTCTTAGTTCTTGCATAGGTTAAGTATTTCGCCGACGTCGGCGCGGGCGTTCGTGGCTTCCTCTCCCAAGTGGCAAGGCGAGTTCCCGCGCGGAGCGGAATAGTCTCGGGAAGGTCCGTCGTTGGGGCAGGCCACAGATAACGATTGATCCCGGGCCGGAATTTGAGCGAGTATTGGCGTTTCGCACTGTCATCCATGACGGACGAGATAACGGAGACATAGATGAAACCATCGATTTCAGTGATGACGTTGGGGGTGGAGAATCTCGAGCGCGCGGTATCGTTCTATCGCGACGGACTGGGGCTGCCGACGGAGGGCATCATCGGCAAGGAGTTCGAGCACGGCGCCGTGGCCTTCTTCGATTTGCGTGGCGGCCTGAAGCTCGCCGTGTGGCCGCGCACGAGCATGGTGGCAGACACGGGGATCGCGTTGGCACCGGGGCAACCGATCCCGATCACGCTCGGTCACAACGTCACTTCGGAGGCGGAGGTCGATGCGGTCATGCGCGAGGCCATCGATGCGGGCGCCACGTTGATCAAGCCCGCACAGAAGACGTTCTACGGCGGCTACGCGGGGTACTTCCGCGATCCCGACGGGTATCTCTGGGAAGTCGTCTTCAATCCGGCAATGTTGCCGCCAGCCGAGTAGGCGACGTATCGATCCGGCGCGATTGACGCACAGAGACAGCAGCGAAACGTCAACGCCCCGCGCGAAGGCGGGGCGTTGGGTCGACATGTCGGACCGGCAAGGACCGGCAAGCGAAGCCCGCTCAGCCCTTCGGCTTGACCAGTCGTAGACCGCTCGCGAGGCATCCGGCGGCGGAGAACGCCGCGCCCCATGCAAGCGCCCACGTCGAGCCGTGCGTGCCGGCCAGGCCGAGGGCCAGCGCGACGAGTGCGGCACCCGTCGCCTGGCCGAGCAGTCGCGATGTGCCGACCATGCCGCTCGCGCCGCCGCTGCGCTCGGGCGGTGCGCTGTGCATGAAGGCCTTCAGATTCGGTGACTGGAAGAAGCCGAAGCCCAGCCCGCACAGTGCCATGCGCCAACCGATGTCCCACAACTGCGCGTGCTCCGGCATGACGGCGAGCAGGCCCATGCCCGCACTGAGCATGGCCAGACCGATCGCGCCGAGCGCGCCCGGCGGATAGCGATCGGAGAGGCGTCCCGCCAGCGGCGCGATCGCCGCGACGAAGAACGGCCACGGTGTCATCAGGAAGCCGGTTTCGATCGGGCTGCGATGCAGCACGTTCTCGAAATAGAACGGCAGCGACACGAGGCCCAGGCCCTGTGTCGCAAACGCGCAGATAGCCGTCACGGTCGAGAGCGCAAACGCCGGCAGACGCAGCAGATCGACCGGCAGCATCGGCGCGCGATGACCGCGTTCGCGCCGAATCAACGCCCAGCCGAACACGAGCGCGCCTGCGAAGCAGGCGAGCGTCAGATGCCAGTCGGCCTGTTGCGCGCTTTGACTCAGAGCGAAGATCAGCAGCGCGAACGTGGCCACGTTGAGCAGCGCGGCCACCATGTCGGGCCTGTGCTCGCTGCGCGGCGTGTCGGGCAGATTGCGTCGCGCGAACGCCAGCGCCAGCAGCCCCGTCGGCACGTTGATCAGGAAAAGCCACGGCCAGCTCGCAAACGCGAGCACGAGTGAGGCGACCGTCGGGCCGACCGCGAACGAGATGCCGACGATGAGCGCGTTCAGGCCGACGCCGCGTCCCAGTTGATGCGCCGGGTACAGGAAGCGGATCAGCGCGATGTTCACGCTCATCACGGCCGCCGCGCCAACCCCTTGCAGCAGACGCGCCGCCGCGAGAAAGCCGAGTGTCGGCGAGAGGGCGCACAGCAGGGACGCCACAAGGAACACGGCCACGCCCGCCATGAATACGCGCTTGTGGCCGACGCGCTCGCCCAGCGAGGCGAACGGCAGCAGCGTTGCCACCATGGCGAGCTGATACGCGTTGACGATCCAGACCGACGCCGAGGGCGATGTCTTCAGGTCGAGCGCCATCTGCGGCAAGGCGGTGTTGGCGATGGCCGTGTCGAGACTGGCCAGCGAGACGGCGAGCAGGACCGCCGTCATCGCGAGCCCGCGACCGGTGGCGGGAGGCTCGTGGGATTGCGCCGGAAGCGGGGCGCTGGCCACTGGTGCGCCGACGGGCGGAGGGAGTGACGACATGGCGCTCAGCCCTCGGCCAGAATCTGGCGGATGGCCTGTTCGAAGACTTCCGGCGGTTGACCGCCACTCACGAGATGGCGGTTATTGAAAATGATCGCGGGCACCGAGCGGATGCCGAGATTCTGGTAGTGACGCTCCAGGGCGCGCACCTGTTCGGCGTATTCGTCCGATGCCAGGATGTCGCGCGCGCGGGCGGTGTCGAGGCCGGCCTGTTGCACGGCATCGACCAGCACTTCCGGATCGCTCGTGCGCTTGCCGTCCACGAAATAGGCGCGCAACAGCGCTTCCTTGAGCGCAAGCTGCTTGTCGTTGCCAACCGTCTGGGCCCAGTGCAGCAGGCGATGCGCATCGAACGTGTTGTACGCGTGCGTGCGCAGATCGAGGCGCATCGGGAAGCCTTCGGCTTCGGCGCGGGCGCTGATGTTCGCGCGGTTCTGCGCCATCTGCTCCGGTGACAGGCCGTACTTGCGCGCCATGTAGTCGGCCAGCGGCACGCCTTCGGCCGGCATGTCGGGATTCAGTTCGAAGGGGCTGAAATGCAGGTCGACGTCGACCTCGTCGCCCAGGCGGCCGAGCGCCGTTTTCAGCGAGGCAAGGCCGATGGCGCACCACGGGCAGGCGACATCGGAGACAAAGTCAATCTTGAGCTTGGCGGGCATGATCTGGCGGCGCCGTCACGGCGCGGGCAATGAAAAACGCGCCGCCCTGACGCGACGCAACAAGCGAATCGTCGCATAAATCGGCCATTTGCGTCGGACCGTGGGAGGATCGTCTCCGCAGCCACTATCCATGCGGGTTCGGCAGGCATTGGTGCCGACGACGCATGCGACAGGCGGTTTTGCTTGCCGGAATAATTGCTTCATCAGATGAATCGCATCGTGCATGCATCATGCCGACCAGCA
The Pandoraea pulmonicola DNA segment above includes these coding regions:
- a CDS encoding DJ-1/PfpI family protein; this translates as MMHVTIPADNSPACNTVHITHRFGISAAIVAATLACGGSPASGWASDAGHIESEASSVLRVPPPKAGRARATVAILADNKGTETTDFIVPYGVLKASGAVDVVTVSTEPGVVELMPALRVVADMSTEGFDSAQPQGADVVIVPAMHDDENPAVVTWIRAQASKGALIVSICEGAAVVANTGLLDARTATSHWYALRKLERQHARTRWIKDRRYVQDGNVVTTSGVTASLPASLALLQGMAGADVAKATAQRLGVATWSAEHDSTPFKLTSQHVFTAARNWLPFWRNEIIDIPVTSGFDEIALALTADAWSRTYRSKAVASSTDTVKSLRGLTLVPTRETDAAAHVVRLRNPAAAALDIALRDIDSRYGRATSHFVALQLEYPLPSLAQ
- a CDS encoding GlxA family transcriptional regulator, with protein sequence MPPKRSSVREIVVIGFDGVQTLDVVGPMEVFAVANRHRPPSVPPYRITLASQTGGEIATHAGLQLAGAVALDAVAQRVDTILVGGGSERALREAASEAGVLPWLRSRARGTRRIASICTGAFVLAAAGFLDGRRATTHWNACDLLARLRPAVRVEPDAIFVDEHPFYTSAGATAGIDLSLAMVEADCGSAAALAVARELVLFMRRPGGQSQFSTGLRMQADATPRVAKLLTSIIDNPTGDLSAIALAARLGVSERTLSRLFRKTVDATPAAFVESARVERAKGLLETSDWPSARVAERAGFGSLDGLHRAFQRNVGVTPGEYRARFGARRHRD
- a CDS encoding membrane protein — protein: MNTNTRKTLAKVPEVTLMFWVVKIAATTLGETGGDAVSMSMNLGYLVATVIFALIFLVAVYAQIRAKSFRPALYWATIIATTTVGTTLADFADRSLGIGYAGGSVLLLALLLGSLWVWYRAMGSVSIDTVNSPRAEAFYWITIMFSQTLGTALGDWTADTAGLGYTGAAMIFGALLLVLVGAYFWTRTSRVFLFWAAFILTRPLGAVVGDFLDKPVSAGGLALSRYSASFALLAFILTALLLVRQRAAAKAH
- a CDS encoding VOC family protein, with the translated sequence MKPSISVMTLGVENLERAVSFYRDGLGLPTEGIIGKEFEHGAVAFFDLRGGLKLAVWPRTSMVADTGIALAPGQPIPITLGHNVTSEAEVDAVMREAIDAGATLIKPAQKTFYGGYAGYFRDPDGYLWEVVFNPAMLPPAE
- a CDS encoding MFS transporter, which produces MSSLPPPVGAPVASAPLPAQSHEPPATGRGLAMTAVLLAVSLASLDTAIANTALPQMALDLKTSPSASVWIVNAYQLAMVATLLPFASLGERVGHKRVFMAGVAVFLVASLLCALSPTLGFLAAARLLQGVGAAAVMSVNIALIRFLYPAHQLGRGVGLNALIVGISFAVGPTVASLVLAFASWPWLFLINVPTGLLALAFARRNLPDTPRSEHRPDMVAALLNVATFALLIFALSQSAQQADWHLTLACFAGALVFGWALIRRERGHRAPMLPVDLLRLPAFALSTVTAICAFATQGLGLVSLPFYFENVLHRSPIETGFLMTPWPFFVAAIAPLAGRLSDRYPPGALGAIGLAMLSAGMGLLAVMPEHAQLWDIGWRMALCGLGFGFFQSPNLKAFMHSAPPERSGGASGMVGTSRLLGQATGAALVALALGLAGTHGSTWALAWGAAFSAAGCLASGLRLVKPKG
- a CDS encoding DsbA family oxidoreductase, which translates into the protein MPAKLKIDFVSDVACPWCAIGLASLKTALGRLGDEVDVDLHFSPFELNPDMPAEGVPLADYMARKYGLSPEQMAQNRANISARAEAEGFPMRLDLRTHAYNTFDAHRLLHWAQTVGNDKQLALKEALLRAYFVDGKRTSDPEVLVDAVQQAGLDTARARDILASDEYAEQVRALERHYQNLGIRSVPAIIFNNRHLVSGGQPPEVFEQAIRQILAEG